One region of Skermanella mucosa genomic DNA includes:
- a CDS encoding QcrA and Rieske domain-containing protein has product MDHQEPEVDIERRTVLKAALCAGVALHLAPMGGPAEAVAQGDPRKSRPQAGDRLVFASGERKGEPIGDKDIEQGRQQVMAYCLDPASETVRDGSRLNKVMLIRLDPADLDEETRKHAAGGIVAFSAVCSHAGCDVSGWHAEERILECPCHHSKFDPRASGKVVGGPAPRRLALLPLENGPDGLVVAAGFIGKVGAATSA; this is encoded by the coding sequence GTGGATCATCAGGAGCCTGAAGTCGATATCGAGCGCCGGACCGTCCTGAAGGCGGCGTTGTGTGCCGGAGTGGCGCTTCATCTGGCGCCGATGGGCGGTCCGGCGGAAGCCGTGGCCCAGGGAGACCCGCGCAAGTCGAGGCCCCAGGCGGGCGACCGGCTGGTGTTCGCCTCCGGCGAGCGCAAGGGAGAGCCGATCGGCGACAAGGACATCGAGCAAGGCCGGCAGCAGGTCATGGCCTATTGCCTCGACCCGGCGTCGGAAACGGTCCGCGACGGCTCGCGGCTCAACAAGGTGATGCTGATCCGGCTCGATCCGGCCGATCTGGACGAGGAGACCCGGAAGCACGCCGCCGGCGGCATCGTCGCCTTCTCGGCCGTCTGCAGCCATGCCGGCTGCGACGTTTCCGGCTGGCACGCAGAGGAGAGGATCCTCGAATGCCCGTGCCACCACTCCAAGTTCGACCCGCGCGCCAGCGGCAAGGTGGTCGGCGGCCCCGCGCCCCGCCGCTTGGCGCTCCTGCCGCTGGAGAACGGCCCCGACGGGCTGGTCGTGGCGGCCGGGTTCATCGGCAAGGTCGGCGCCGCGACGTCGGCCTGA
- a CDS encoding methanol/ethanol family PQQ-dependent dehydrogenase: protein MDKRALARGIAAVALMLAPVPVLAAGPLDNYAPVTQERLEKPEDGNWLQYRRTYDSWGYSPLSQVNTGNVKDMVPVWSFSTGVNEGHQSPPVVNNGVMFITTPQAQVIALDAKTGDLLWRYKRELPEDLTQLHPTNRGVALLGDKVYVGTVDAFIVALDAKTGKPVWEQPVEDYQKGYYITMAPLAAKGKVMVGMSGGEFGIRGFLAAFDAETGKPAWKTSTIPGPGEPGNETWAGETWKTGGAPVWITGSYDPATGLSYWGTGNAAPWMADQRAGDNKWANSVVAIDVETGKMKSAHQYHWNEAWDWDEVAAPILVDVQRDGRTYKSLVHAGRNGYLWILERSGDEIKFVDAKPFVRQNVFKSLDPKTGRPTYDETKVPGTGKRADFCPSLWGGKDWPPVAYNPQTRLMYIPANENLCGYLEGKQTEYEPGQLYIGVAISDIGMTVHPDADHIGELQAWNLDTGQKVWTQKFDKSQNWGPVLTTGGGLVFMGGTNDRFFRAFDAKTGDRLWETRTNSGVTGVPVSYEVDGVQYVAVQSGWGVDAQRKQEKLAQLGYATLDVPQGGVVWVYALRK from the coding sequence ATGGACAAGAGAGCGTTGGCCAGGGGCATCGCCGCGGTGGCGCTGATGCTGGCTCCGGTACCTGTACTGGCGGCCGGCCCGCTGGACAACTATGCGCCGGTCACCCAGGAGCGGCTGGAGAAGCCGGAGGACGGCAATTGGCTGCAGTACCGCCGCACCTATGACAGCTGGGGCTACAGCCCGCTGTCCCAAGTGAACACCGGCAACGTCAAGGACATGGTGCCGGTCTGGAGCTTCTCGACCGGCGTGAACGAGGGGCACCAATCGCCGCCGGTGGTCAACAACGGCGTCATGTTCATCACCACGCCCCAGGCGCAGGTGATAGCGCTGGACGCCAAGACCGGCGACCTGCTGTGGCGCTACAAGCGCGAGCTGCCGGAGGACCTGACCCAGCTCCATCCGACCAACCGGGGCGTGGCGCTGCTGGGCGACAAGGTCTATGTCGGCACGGTGGACGCCTTCATCGTGGCGCTGGACGCCAAGACCGGAAAGCCGGTGTGGGAGCAGCCGGTCGAGGATTACCAGAAGGGCTACTACATCACCATGGCGCCGCTGGCCGCCAAGGGGAAGGTGATGGTCGGCATGTCCGGCGGCGAGTTCGGCATCCGGGGTTTCCTGGCGGCGTTCGACGCGGAGACGGGCAAGCCCGCCTGGAAGACCAGCACCATTCCGGGACCGGGCGAGCCGGGGAACGAGACCTGGGCGGGCGAGACCTGGAAGACCGGCGGCGCCCCGGTCTGGATCACCGGCAGCTACGACCCGGCCACGGGCCTGTCCTATTGGGGGACCGGCAACGCGGCGCCGTGGATGGCCGACCAGCGGGCGGGCGACAACAAGTGGGCGAACTCCGTCGTCGCGATCGACGTGGAGACCGGCAAGATGAAGTCGGCCCACCAGTACCATTGGAACGAGGCATGGGATTGGGACGAGGTCGCGGCCCCGATCCTGGTCGACGTGCAGCGGGACGGCCGGACCTACAAGAGCCTCGTCCATGCCGGCCGCAACGGCTATCTCTGGATTCTGGAAAGGTCGGGGGACGAGATCAAGTTCGTCGACGCCAAGCCTTTCGTCCGGCAGAACGTGTTCAAGAGCCTGGATCCCAAGACCGGGCGGCCGACCTATGACGAGACCAAGGTGCCGGGAACCGGCAAGCGGGCGGACTTCTGCCCGTCGCTGTGGGGCGGCAAGGACTGGCCGCCGGTGGCCTACAACCCGCAGACCCGGCTTATGTACATTCCGGCCAACGAGAACCTGTGCGGCTACCTGGAGGGCAAGCAGACCGAATACGAGCCGGGCCAGCTCTATATCGGCGTCGCCATCTCCGACATCGGCATGACGGTCCATCCCGATGCCGACCATATCGGCGAGCTTCAGGCCTGGAACCTGGATACCGGGCAGAAGGTCTGGACCCAGAAGTTCGACAAGTCGCAGAACTGGGGCCCTGTACTGACGACAGGCGGCGGCCTGGTCTTCATGGGCGGCACCAACGACCGCTTCTTCCGGGCATTCGACGCCAAGACCGGCGACAGGCTGTGGGAGACGCGGACGAACTCCGGCGTGACGGGCGTGCCGGTATCCTACGAGGTGGACGGGGTGCAGTACGTCGCCGTCCAGTCCGGGTGGGGTGTCGATGCCCAGCGCAAGCAGGAGAAGCTGGCCCAGCTCGGCTACGCGACGCTGGACGTCCCCCAGGGTGGCGTCGTCTGGGTCTACGCGCTTCGCAAGTAG